One window from the genome of Elephas maximus indicus isolate mEleMax1 chromosome 8, mEleMax1 primary haplotype, whole genome shotgun sequence encodes:
- the POLR1F gene encoding DNA-directed RNA polymerase I subunit RPA43 produces MAAGCSAVPGPKAASEGPVVGPAGVLPCLELPTYAAACALVSNHYSCLVAGPHRRHIALSPRYLNRKRTGIREQLDAELLRYSESLLGVPVAYDNIKVVGELGDIYDDQGHVHLNIEADFVIFCPEPGQKLMGTVNKVSSSHIGCLVHGCFNASIPKPEQMPAEQWQTLEINLGDELEFEVFRLDSDAAGVFCIRGKLNTTSLQAKCSEISEEVTETITEEAVEKPLKRKKKRKKDLETYEVKDGTAELLDVTTKEETVLQTNNNVDGLWEEEPKKKKKKRKHQEDQDQDPVFQGSDSSGYQSDHKKKKKKRKHSEEAGLTPILEHSPKKKRKT; encoded by the exons ATGGCTGCAGGTTGTTCGGCGGTACCGGGGCCAAAGGCTGCCTCCGAAGGGCCGGTGGTGGGACCGGCCGGCGTCCTGCCTTGTCTGGAGCTGCCAACCTACGCTGCCGCTTGCGCGCTGGTGAGTAACCACTACTCCTGCCTGGTGGCCGGGCCGCACCGGAGGCACATCGCGTTGTCACCGCGCTACCTCAACAGGAAACGCACTGGCATCCGAGAACAGCTCGACGCGGAGCTCCTGCGCTATTCGGAGAG cCTTTTAGGTGTCCCTGTTGCATATGATAACATCAAAGTAGTGGGTGAGCTGGGAGATATTTATGATGATCAAGGACACGTTCATCTTAACATTGAAGcagattttgttattttctgccctGAACCAGGGCAAAAGCTTATG gGCACAGTTAATAAAGTGTCTTCCAGCCACATAGGCTGTTTAGTCCATGGCTGTTTCAATGCCTCTATCCCTAAACCTGAGCAGATGCCAGCTGAGCAGTGGCAGACCTTGGAGATAAACTTGGGAGATGAACTAGAATTTGAAGTATTTCGTTTAGACTCAGATGCTGCTGGAGTATTCTGCATTCGAGGAAAACTAAATACCACTAG TTTACAAGCCAAATGCTCTGAGATTTCTGAAGAAGTAACAGAAACCATCACTGAAGAAGCTGTTGAAAAACCtctaaagaggaaaaagaaaaggaagaaagacctagagactTACGAAGTGAAAGATGGTACTGCAGAGCTACTGGATGTCACCACAAAGGAAGAAACAGTCCTGCAGACTAATAACAATGTGGATGGCCTCTGGGAGGAAgagccaaagaagaagaagaagaagagaaagcaCCAGGAAGATCAGGACCAGGACCCTGTTTTCCAAGGCAGTGACTCCAGTGGTTATCAAAgtgaccacaaaaagaaaaaaaagaaaagaaaacacagtgAGGAGGCTGGACTTACCCCAATTCTGGAACACTCacctaaaaagaaaaggaaaacgtaA